One Deinococcus reticulitermitis DNA segment encodes these proteins:
- a CDS encoding IMPACT family protein, with protein sequence MSPDLPPPFTTLAAPHRHDAVIENSEFLAFAERADSPEEALAQLAALRSRYPDATHHCWAYRIGAAYRFSDDGEPGGTAGAPILRAIEGQGVDHVMVVVVRYYGGVKLGAGGLVRAYGGTAAECLRAAPRLEVRPRQKFQVSVPFEHLSTLYHLLGQWDTVRGEEGYTAAGVSLRVEVYPEDAPAFLAALRDGTRGAAQMEEVERLEGE encoded by the coding sequence TTGTCCCCCGATCTGCCCCCACCCTTCACCACTCTCGCCGCCCCGCACCGCCATGATGCGGTGATCGAAAATTCCGAATTCCTGGCCTTCGCCGAGCGGGCCGACTCGCCCGAGGAGGCGCTGGCGCAGCTCGCGGCCCTGCGCTCGCGCTACCCGGACGCGACGCACCACTGCTGGGCCTACCGCATCGGCGCGGCCTACCGCTTCAGCGACGACGGCGAGCCGGGCGGCACGGCGGGAGCGCCGATCCTGCGCGCCATCGAAGGGCAGGGCGTGGATCACGTGATGGTGGTCGTCGTGCGCTACTACGGCGGCGTCAAGCTCGGGGCCGGCGGGCTGGTGCGCGCCTACGGGGGCACGGCGGCGGAGTGCCTGCGCGCGGCGCCCCGGCTGGAGGTCCGGCCCCGGCAAAAGTTCCAGGTGAGCGTGCCATTCGAGCACCTCAGCACCCTCTATCACCTGCTCGGTCAGTGGGACACCGTGCGGGGAGAGGAAGGGTACACGGCGGCGGGCGTGTCGCTGCGCGTCGAGGTCTACCCGGAGGACGCCCCCGCCTTCCTCGCGGCCCTGCGCGACGGTACGCGCGGCGCGGCACAGATGGAGGAAGTGGAGCGGCTGGAGGGAGAGTAG
- a CDS encoding NUDIX domain-containing protein, translating to MSAPEPSAPEPHPNWATLTEDEAQPWETLSSRELFPGMRAVHEDRVRLPTGVETVYQYRRRGPRAVFILPVTEAGEAVMIRQYRYPLRATLTEIVAGGIEPGEALHAAAARELLEEVGGAAREWVPLPGFYPQPSISGVVFYPLLALGVTLGEAQPEDTETLEPLVLPLSEVYRQLEAGEIKDGPSALTLWQARGELRRRGLLE from the coding sequence ATGTCTGCCCCGGAACCGTCTGCTCCAGAGCCGCACCCCAACTGGGCCACCCTCACCGAGGACGAGGCGCAGCCCTGGGAGACCCTGAGTTCGCGCGAGCTGTTTCCGGGGATGCGCGCCGTCCACGAGGACCGCGTGCGGCTGCCGACCGGCGTCGAGACGGTCTACCAGTACCGCCGCCGGGGGCCGCGCGCCGTGTTCATCCTGCCGGTCACGGAGGCGGGCGAGGCCGTGATGATCCGGCAGTACCGCTACCCCCTGCGCGCCACCCTCACCGAGATCGTCGCGGGCGGCATCGAGCCCGGCGAGGCGCTGCACGCGGCGGCGGCGCGCGAACTGCTCGAAGAAGTAGGCGGCGCGGCGCGCGAGTGGGTCCCTCTGCCCGGCTTCTACCCGCAGCCGAGCATCAGCGGTGTGGTGTTCTATCCCCTGCTCGCCCTCGGCGTCACGCTGGGGGAAGCGCAGCCCGAGGACACCGAGACCCTCGAACCCCTCGTGCTGCCGCTCTCCGAGGTCTACCGCCAGCTCGAAGCCGGCGAGATCAAAGACGGCCCGAGCGCCCTGACGCTGTGGCAGGCGCGCGGAGAACTGCGGCGGCGCGGGCTGCTGGAGTGA
- the menC gene encoding o-succinylbenzoate synthase, which produces MFKVEAAELIVARLPLKFRFETSFGVQTEKVIPLLILHGDGVQGVAEGTMERAPMYREETITGALGLLREVFLPRILGRSFPNPEALNDALGSFRGNRMARAMVEMAAWDLWARTLGVPLGTLLGGRKEAVEVGVSLGIQPDEAATVEIVRRHVEEGYRRIKLKIKPGWDVQPVRAVREAFPDIRLTVDANSAYTLADAGRLRALDDFDLTYIEQPLAWDDLLDHAELARRLRTPLCLDESVASARDARQGLALGAGGVINIKVARVGGHAEARRVHDIAEAFGAPVWCGGMLESGVGRAHNIHLSTLPNFRLPGDTSSASRYWERDLIEEPLEAESGLMPVPPGPGTGVTLDRAFVGEIAELQEEHRV; this is translated from the coding sequence ATGTTCAAAGTTGAGGCCGCCGAGCTGATCGTTGCGCGCTTGCCGCTGAAGTTCCGCTTCGAGACGAGTTTCGGGGTGCAGACCGAGAAGGTGATTCCCCTGCTGATCCTCCACGGGGACGGCGTGCAGGGCGTCGCGGAAGGCACGATGGAGCGCGCGCCGATGTACCGCGAGGAGACGATCACCGGAGCGCTCGGGCTGCTGCGCGAGGTCTTCTTGCCGCGCATTCTGGGCCGGAGTTTTCCCAACCCAGAGGCGCTGAACGACGCCCTCGGCAGCTTCCGGGGCAACCGCATGGCGCGCGCGATGGTCGAGATGGCGGCCTGGGACCTCTGGGCACGGACCCTCGGCGTTCCGCTCGGCACGCTGCTCGGCGGACGCAAGGAGGCGGTCGAGGTGGGCGTGAGCCTCGGCATCCAGCCGGACGAGGCCGCGACGGTGGAGATCGTGCGCCGACACGTCGAAGAGGGCTACCGCCGCATCAAGCTCAAGATCAAGCCCGGCTGGGACGTGCAGCCGGTGCGCGCGGTGCGCGAGGCCTTTCCTGATATCCGGCTCACGGTGGACGCCAACTCGGCCTACACCCTCGCGGACGCGGGGCGGCTGCGGGCGCTGGACGACTTCGACCTCACCTACATCGAGCAGCCGCTCGCCTGGGACGACCTGCTCGACCACGCCGAACTCGCGCGGCGCCTGCGCACGCCGCTGTGCCTCGACGAATCGGTGGCCTCGGCGCGGGATGCCCGGCAGGGGCTCGCCCTAGGCGCCGGGGGCGTCATCAATATCAAGGTGGCGCGGGTGGGCGGGCACGCCGAGGCGCGGCGGGTGCACGACATCGCCGAAGCCTTCGGCGCGCCGGTCTGGTGCGGCGGGATGCTGGAAAGCGGCGTCGGGCGCGCGCACAATATCCACCTCTCCACCCTTCCCAACTTCCGGCTGCCCGGCGACACGAGCAGCGCGAGCCGCTACTGGGAACGCGACCTGATCGAGGAGCCGCTCGAAGCAGAGAGCGGCCTGATGCCGGTGCCGCCGGGACCGGGGACGGGCGTGACGCTCGACCGCGCCTTCGTCGGTGAAATCGCCGAGCTGCAAGAGGAGCACCGCGTTTGA
- a CDS encoding acyl-CoA acyltransferase has protein sequence MSLPHSLSDYVIRDVTDPWDLRELEGVQVAAWGYADRDVTPGTLLRVSSVMGGVVLGAYPAQAGEGEGGGGAVGLAYGFPALRDGEVWHHSHLLALRPGARRSGLAVALKLAQRERALAQGLTRMTWTFDPLVPRNARLNFGKLGAVSRRYLPDWYALGENRETAFPADRLLVEWDLTRPHAERPAPPPRGELALAAQGTEPGPPRLELRGAQLLAEVPVHPQPAPVQLAWRLALRETLTAYLARGYVVTDLAREGERAFYILEK, from the coding sequence TTGAGCCTGCCCCACTCGCTCAGCGACTACGTCATCCGCGACGTGACCGACCCCTGGGACCTGCGCGAACTCGAAGGGGTGCAGGTGGCTGCCTGGGGCTACGCCGACCGCGACGTGACGCCCGGCACGCTGCTGCGTGTCAGCTCGGTGATGGGCGGCGTCGTGCTCGGGGCGTACCCCGCGCAGGCCGGCGAGGGGGAAGGCGGCGGGGGGGCGGTGGGACTCGCCTACGGCTTTCCGGCGCTGCGGGACGGCGAGGTCTGGCACCACTCGCACCTGCTCGCGCTGCGGCCAGGGGCGCGGCGCTCGGGGCTGGCCGTCGCGCTCAAGCTCGCGCAGCGGGAGCGCGCCCTCGCCCAGGGCCTGACGCGCATGACCTGGACCTTCGACCCCCTGGTGCCGCGCAACGCCCGGCTCAATTTCGGCAAGCTCGGCGCCGTCTCGCGGCGCTATCTGCCCGACTGGTACGCGCTGGGCGAGAACCGCGAGACCGCCTTTCCCGCCGACCGCCTGCTCGTCGAGTGGGATCTGACCCGCCCGCACGCCGAGCGCCCGGCGCCCCCGCCACGCGGCGAACTCGCGCTGGCGGCGCAGGGTACGGAGCCCGGCCCTCCGAGGCTGGAGCTGCGCGGCGCGCAGCTGCTCGCCGAGGTGCCGGTTCATCCCCAGCCTGCCCCGGTACAACTCGCGTGGCGCCTCGCCCTGCGTGAAACCCTGACCGCGTACCTCGCGCGCGGCTACGTGGTGACGGACCTCGCCCGCGAAGGGGAGCGGGCCTTTTACATACTGGAGAAATAA